One genomic window of Nitrospirota bacterium includes the following:
- a CDS encoding DNA primase produces MSSPSDSVHDNWQHRSATGVSLGLIPQDIIEQVKDRIDILDVVSGYVTLSKAGQHFKGLCPFHSEKTPSFTVSSSRQIFHCFGCGAGGNVFSFLMKIEGTSFPETVRELARKAGIEVPAAPSGRPSPDAGSREKLERLNEAAQAWFARNLHEGEGGASARAYLDERGMAQATLHTFGFGYAPQAWDGLLKHLLKEGFTLPDLVAGGLITQKESGGRNPKDVSGYYDKFRQRVMFPICDLRKKVIGFGGRILGEGMPKYLNSPETPLFNKGRALYLLEKARESAGKLDRLVIVEGYFDAIALHQAGITNVVATLGTALTPDHVRTIRRYVTKVVLLFDPDEAGVRAALRTLDLFVDSGIGVTVVSLPDGDDPDTFIRKQGPETFARLQEQAPSLLDFSVAHSLEKAGSSSIEDRIRSVDEILRILQKTSHRLAKEECLKLVAERLGINQSRLIERYPELLARDERKGARKPAAPVPPAPPGPFKGSPEERDLAFLLLQGRLRAEHLQALDAAAFSVPACRRLAELGLKHRGKDGRVLVRAVLDEAMADEACAPMATQLSLMEQQYDDEEAHIRGCLELMGRKQREAAERDLIARLRAAEREGRLEEWRDLNAQLKDMHVQKAAVRPEVAP; encoded by the coding sequence ATTTCAAGCCCTTCCGATTCGGTTCACGACAACTGGCAGCACAGGAGCGCAACCGGCGTGAGCCTCGGTCTCATCCCCCAGGACATCATCGAACAGGTCAAAGACCGCATCGATATCCTCGACGTGGTGTCCGGCTACGTGACCCTGTCCAAGGCCGGCCAGCACTTCAAGGGGCTCTGCCCGTTTCACAGCGAAAAGACCCCCTCCTTCACGGTCAGTTCCTCCCGGCAGATCTTTCACTGCTTCGGCTGCGGGGCGGGCGGGAACGTCTTCAGCTTCCTGATGAAGATCGAGGGGACGAGCTTCCCCGAGACGGTGCGCGAGCTGGCCCGCAAGGCCGGCATCGAGGTGCCGGCGGCGCCGAGCGGGCGTCCCTCGCCGGATGCGGGCAGCCGCGAGAAACTGGAGCGGCTGAACGAGGCGGCGCAGGCCTGGTTTGCGCGTAATCTGCACGAGGGCGAGGGGGGCGCGTCGGCGCGGGCTTACCTGGACGAGCGAGGCATGGCGCAGGCGACGCTGCATACGTTCGGCTTCGGCTATGCGCCCCAGGCCTGGGACGGCCTGTTGAAGCATCTGCTGAAAGAGGGCTTTACGCTGCCGGACCTTGTGGCCGGCGGCCTGATCACCCAGAAAGAAAGCGGGGGGCGGAACCCCAAGGATGTGTCCGGCTACTACGACAAGTTTCGCCAGCGGGTGATGTTTCCGATCTGCGACCTGCGCAAGAAGGTGATCGGCTTCGGCGGGCGCATCCTGGGCGAGGGGATGCCCAAATACCTCAATTCGCCGGAGACGCCGCTCTTCAACAAGGGCCGGGCGCTCTACCTGCTGGAGAAGGCGCGCGAGTCGGCGGGCAAGCTGGACCGGCTGGTCATCGTCGAGGGCTATTTCGACGCGATCGCCTTGCACCAGGCGGGGATCACGAACGTGGTCGCGACGCTCGGCACGGCCCTGACGCCCGATCATGTGCGGACGATCCGGCGCTACGTCACGAAGGTGGTGCTGCTGTTCGATCCGGACGAAGCGGGCGTGCGGGCGGCTCTGCGGACGCTGGACCTGTTCGTGGACAGCGGGATCGGCGTGACGGTGGTGTCGCTGCCGGACGGGGACGATCCGGACACGTTCATCCGGAAGCAGGGGCCGGAGACCTTCGCGCGGCTGCAAGAGCAGGCGCCAAGCCTGCTGGACTTTTCCGTCGCGCACAGCCTGGAGAAGGCCGGCTCGAGCTCGATCGAGGACCGTATCCGGAGCGTGGACGAAATCCTGCGCATCCTCCAGAAGACGAGCCACCGACTGGCCAAGGAGGAATGCCTCAAGCTGGTGGCGGAGCGGCTGGGGATCAACCAGTCGCGCCTGATCGAGCGCTACCCGGAATTGCTCGCGCGCGACGAACGCAAGGGGGCGCGCAAGCCGGCGGCGCCGGTTCCGCCCGCGCCGCCGGGGCCTTTCAAGGGGTCGCCGGAGGAGCGGGACCTGGCGTTTCTGCTGCTCCAGGGACGGCTGCGCGCCGAGCATTTGCAAGCCCTGGACGCCGCCGCCTTCAGCGTGCCCGCCTGCCGGCGCTTGGCCGAACTGGGCCTGAAGCATCGCGGCAAGGACGGGCGGGTGCTCGTGCGGGCGGTGCTGGACGAGGCAATGGCCGACGAGGCCTGCGCCCCCATGGCCACCCAACTGTCTCTGATGGAACAGCAGTATGACGACGAAGAGGCCCATATCCGCGGGTGCCTGGAATTAATGGGACGCAAACAGCGCGAGGCGGCCGAGCGCGACTTGATCGCCAGGCTCCGCGCGGCGGAGCGGGAGGGCCGGCTGGAGGAGTGGCGCGATCTGAACGCCCAACTGAAGGACATGCACGTGCAAAAGGCCGCGGTGCGGCCGGAAGTCGCCCCATGA
- a CDS encoding type II toxin-antitoxin system mRNA interferase toxin, RelE/StbE family: protein MAEAAPYTIRITRQAKKDIDTLTPKLKQKLRTILLNVLAHDPYEGKRLIGDLAGSYSYRLTYQDRIVYSIDETTKTIYIERARTHYGD from the coding sequence GTGGCTGAGGCCGCACCGTATACGATCCGGATCACTCGACAAGCTAAAAAAGACATCGACACCCTCACACCGAAACTCAAACAGAAGCTCCGTACGATTCTCCTGAACGTCCTCGCCCACGATCCCTACGAGGGGAAGCGACTGATCGGCGACTTGGCCGGCAGTTATTCATACCGGCTCACATATCAAGACCGGATCGTCTATTCCATCGACGAGACGACGAAGACTATCTATATCGAACGGGCCAGGACTCACTACGGCGATTGA
- a CDS encoding type II toxin-antitoxin system Phd/YefM family antitoxin, translated as MQTLSATKARSNLFEVITKAVDGHRQFRVVSRRGDVVLMSEEDYSSLIETLELLSTPGLLKGVRKAKREIKKGQTYSLEDVFGG; from the coding sequence ATGCAAACCCTGAGCGCGACCAAGGCCCGAAGCAATCTCTTCGAAGTCATCACGAAAGCGGTGGATGGGCACCGGCAGTTTCGCGTCGTCTCCCGGCGCGGCGACGTGGTCCTCATGTCGGAGGAGGATTACTCCAGTTTGATCGAGACCCTGGAATTACTCTCCACACCCGGCCTGTTGAAAGGCGTCCGCAAAGCCAAACGGGAGATCAAGAAAGGCCAGACCTACTCGCTTGAGGACGTCTTCGGTGGCTGA
- a CDS encoding ImmA/IrrE family metallo-endopeptidase encodes MSKKLPHGFKAQAERISLEVRVELGLALVDRLDALSLAAYLEIPVISLLALRASGAADEEIQLIQGESAKFSALTVIDGTHRLIVYNHRHPPGRQANSLAHELSHTILEHSPSPVLGDGGCRHWNSQYEDEADWLAGALLVPREGVLNWLRGGGSEMDGAQHFGVSRALFSWRAHHSGVLKQLESWRRMRSRG; translated from the coding sequence ATGTCCAAGAAGCTCCCGCATGGTTTTAAGGCACAAGCTGAGCGGATTTCTCTTGAGGTGCGCGTCGAGCTTGGCCTTGCTCTTGTAGATCGCCTCGACGCTTTATCGCTCGCCGCCTATCTAGAGATCCCGGTCATTTCACTTCTCGCTCTAAGGGCATCTGGCGCTGCCGATGAAGAGATTCAGCTTATCCAGGGGGAAAGTGCGAAGTTCTCTGCTCTGACCGTTATTGATGGTACGCATAGGTTAATCGTATACAATCATCGGCATCCGCCTGGACGCCAGGCGAATTCCTTGGCGCATGAGCTATCCCACACGATTCTTGAGCATTCCCCAAGCCCTGTTCTCGGCGACGGAGGTTGTCGACATTGGAATTCTCAGTATGAAGACGAGGCGGACTGGTTAGCTGGAGCACTGTTAGTTCCGAGGGAAGGGGTGCTGAATTGGTTACGAGGTGGGGGTAGTGAGATGGACGGTGCACAACATTTCGGTGTGAGCCGCGCCTTGTTCTCTTGGCGTGCCCATCATTCGGGTGTATTGAAGCAATTGGAGTCGTGGCGACGGATGAGGTCGAGAGGCTGA
- a CDS encoding XRE family transcriptional regulator: protein MAETTVDVRALYDAVDGKRQSKELSWRELAGELQIAPSTFTRMAQGRRPDVDTFATLLRWLGETADKFTHSERKKIRDAEPMAMISSYLRSAKNVSPGEAAALEQIIQAAYRHLKGKK from the coding sequence ATGGCAGAAACTACCGTCGATGTGAGGGCTCTCTATGACGCTGTAGACGGTAAGCGGCAAAGCAAGGAGCTGAGTTGGCGAGAATTGGCTGGCGAACTACAGATTGCTCCGTCAACTTTCACACGGATGGCTCAGGGTAGACGGCCAGATGTTGATACCTTTGCAACGCTCTTGAGGTGGCTTGGGGAAACGGCTGATAAATTCACTCATTCCGAACGAAAAAAGATAAGGGATGCCGAACCAATGGCGATGATTTCTAGTTATTTGCGTTCAGCAAAAAACGTCTCTCCCGGTGAGGCTGCGGCGCTTGAGCAAATCATTCAGGCCGCTTATCGCCATTTGAAAGGGAAGAAATGA
- a CDS encoding histidine triad nucleotide-binding protein codes for MSDCLFCKIAAKAIPAKLVHEDDRAVAFDDINPQAPVHTLVIPRKHVASMAELNEADAGLLGHLLLVGNQVAKQKGIAEGGYRLVVNTGRNGGQTVFHLHLHLLGGRPMHWPPG; via the coding sequence ATGAGCGACTGCCTGTTCTGCAAGATCGCCGCAAAGGCCATTCCGGCCAAGCTCGTCCATGAAGACGATCGGGCGGTCGCCTTCGACGACATCAATCCTCAGGCGCCGGTCCATACGTTGGTGATTCCGCGCAAACACGTGGCCTCCATGGCGGAGCTGAATGAAGCCGATGCGGGCCTGCTGGGGCATCTGCTGCTCGTCGGCAATCAGGTCGCCAAACAGAAGGGTATCGCCGAGGGCGGCTACAGGCTCGTCGTGAACACCGGTCGGAACGGCGGCCAGACGGTCTTCCACCTGCATCTCCACCTGCTCGGCGGCCGCCCCATGCACTGGCCGCCGGGATGA
- a CDS encoding bifunctional phosphoribosyl-AMP cyclohydrolase/phosphoribosyl-ATP diphosphatase HisIE, whose product MTDFSRLKFDAQGLIPAVVQDWRDGSVLMLAFMNREALQKTLETKSVHFWSRSRKKLWEKGETSGNKLALKDLFVDCDGDTLLVKAEPAGPTCHTGEKACFFTRLEGNGEKTQEAWGGIIERLYQTIQERKRQPSSDSYTSTLLQGGIDKVLKKVVEEAGEVVLAAKGGKKEEIVYETADLLFHTLVALGYHDIQPEEIYRELAGRYGKSGLRKGKA is encoded by the coding sequence ATGACGGACTTCAGCCGATTGAAATTCGACGCACAGGGGTTGATCCCAGCGGTCGTCCAGGACTGGCGTGACGGGTCCGTGCTCATGCTGGCCTTCATGAATCGGGAGGCCTTGCAGAAGACCCTCGAAACAAAATCCGTCCACTTCTGGAGCAGGTCGCGGAAGAAACTCTGGGAGAAGGGCGAGACCTCAGGGAATAAGCTGGCCCTCAAAGACCTCTTCGTGGATTGCGACGGCGATACTCTCTTAGTCAAGGCCGAACCGGCCGGCCCGACCTGCCACACGGGGGAGAAGGCCTGCTTCTTTACGCGCCTGGAGGGCAACGGGGAGAAGACGCAGGAGGCCTGGGGCGGCATCATCGAGCGGCTCTACCAGACGATTCAGGAGCGTAAACGGCAGCCCTCGAGCGACTCTTATACCTCGACGCTCCTGCAAGGCGGGATCGACAAGGTGCTCAAGAAGGTGGTCGAGGAAGCGGGCGAGGTCGTCCTGGCAGCCAAGGGGGGCAAGAAGGAGGAGATCGTCTACGAAACCGCCGACCTCTTGTTCCACACGCTGGTGGCGCTCGGGTACCACGATATCCAGCCGGAGGAGATCTATCGGGAGCTGGCGGGCCGGTACGGGAAATCCGGGCTCAGGAAGGGCAAAGCATGA
- the hisF gene encoding imidazole glycerol phosphate synthase subunit HisF, whose amino-acid sequence MLTKRIIPCLDVKDGRVVKGVSFVNLRDAGDPVEVARAYDREGADELCFLDITASYENRKTILDIVSRTAEQVFMPLTVGGGVRTLEDIRALLQAGTDKVSINTAAVERPEFVKEAAERFGTQCIVVAIDAKRRAKPETGWEVFTHGGRKPTGLDAVEWARKMESYGAGEILLTSMDQDGRQNGYDLELTAAVSDSVSIPVIASGGVGTLDHLYDGFVKGKADAVLAASIFHYRTHTIPEAKAYLRQKGIAIR is encoded by the coding sequence ATGCTGACCAAGCGCATCATCCCCTGTTTGGACGTCAAAGACGGGCGCGTGGTCAAGGGCGTCTCGTTCGTCAATCTCCGGGATGCGGGCGATCCGGTGGAAGTGGCCCGGGCCTATGATCGGGAGGGGGCCGACGAACTTTGCTTTCTGGACATCACGGCCTCCTATGAGAACCGCAAGACGATTCTGGATATCGTGAGCCGGACCGCCGAGCAGGTCTTCATGCCCTTGACCGTCGGGGGAGGAGTCAGGACGCTCGAGGATATCCGGGCCCTGCTTCAGGCCGGCACAGACAAGGTCAGCATCAACACAGCCGCGGTCGAGCGGCCGGAGTTCGTGAAAGAGGCGGCCGAGCGGTTCGGCACCCAGTGCATCGTCGTCGCCATCGACGCCAAGCGGAGAGCGAAGCCCGAAACCGGCTGGGAAGTGTTTACCCATGGCGGGCGCAAGCCGACCGGACTGGATGCCGTCGAGTGGGCGCGCAAGATGGAAAGTTACGGGGCGGGCGAAATTTTGCTCACCAGCATGGACCAGGACGGCCGGCAAAACGGCTATGACCTGGAGCTGACCGCAGCGGTCTCCGATTCAGTCTCGATTCCCGTGATCGCGTCCGGCGGTGTGGGCACGCTCGATCACCTCTACGATGGCTTCGTCAAGGGCAAGGCGGACGCGGTGCTGGCCGCCTCGATTTTCCACTACCGGACACACACGATTCCGGAGGCCAAGGCTTATCTCCGGCAAAAGGGCATTGCGATCAGATGA
- the hisA gene encoding 1-(5-phosphoribosyl)-5-[(5-phosphoribosylamino)methylideneamino]imidazole-4-carboxamide isomerase codes for MLIIPAIDLKDGRCVRLRQGDLQAETVYSDDPASMAMQWERRGAQMLHLVDLNGAVEGQPKNMAGIEAIVKAVSIPVQVGGGVRDLEIIKRYLDGGVRRVVLGTAALRDRNLLERACSLYPARILVGLDARNGKVAVQGWTSQSETLAVDLLKSLAECPLAGVIYTDIARDGMLQGPNLTALREIAARSPVPVIASGGITRAEDIQAIKALGPRIEGAIVGKALYDGKLDLKAAIAASEQ; via the coding sequence ATGCTGATCATTCCCGCCATTGACCTGAAGGATGGGCGGTGCGTGCGTCTCCGGCAAGGAGATTTGCAGGCGGAAACCGTCTATTCCGACGACCCGGCTTCCATGGCGATGCAGTGGGAGCGGCGGGGCGCCCAGATGTTGCATCTGGTGGATCTGAACGGCGCGGTCGAGGGCCAGCCCAAGAACATGGCGGGCATCGAGGCCATCGTGAAAGCCGTCTCCATTCCGGTGCAAGTCGGAGGCGGCGTGCGGGACCTGGAGATCATCAAACGCTACCTGGACGGAGGGGTCCGCCGTGTCGTATTGGGCACTGCCGCGCTCCGCGACCGGAATTTGTTGGAGCGGGCTTGTTCCCTGTACCCGGCCCGCATCCTGGTCGGCCTCGATGCGCGCAACGGCAAGGTCGCGGTGCAGGGCTGGACCAGCCAGTCCGAGACGCTGGCCGTCGATTTGCTGAAGAGTCTGGCGGAATGTCCCCTGGCCGGGGTGATCTACACGGACATTGCGCGGGACGGCATGTTGCAGGGGCCCAACCTGACGGCGCTCCGGGAGATCGCCGCTCGGTCGCCCGTGCCGGTCATCGCCTCGGGAGGGATCACGAGGGCCGAGGATATCCAGGCGATCAAGGCTCTGGGGCCGCGTATCGAGGGGGCGATCGTGGGCAAGGCGCTCTACGACGGCAAGCTGGACCTGAAAGCGGCAATCGCCGCAAGTGAACAGTAA
- the hisH gene encoding imidazole glycerol phosphate synthase subunit HisH has translation MIAIIDYGMGNLRSVQKAFEAVGHQAVVTRDARAIGDASHVVLPGVGAFGDCMANLDRYGLIEPVRRAVQSGKPFLGICLGLQLLFTESEEFGRHQGLGVIPGTVRRFPAGLSEAAGAGAAHLKVPHMGWNEVRVTQAAPPLRGLESGAYLYFVHSYYVEPQDVGIACTMTDYGLSFVSSIWRDNVFACQFHPEKSQSSGLHIIRNFAEWH, from the coding sequence ATGATTGCGATTATCGATTACGGCATGGGCAACCTCCGCAGCGTCCAAAAGGCGTTCGAAGCGGTGGGGCACCAGGCGGTCGTGACGCGCGACGCGCGCGCCATCGGGGATGCCTCGCACGTCGTGCTCCCGGGCGTGGGGGCGTTCGGCGATTGCATGGCCAATCTGGACCGGTATGGCTTGATCGAACCGGTCCGCCGGGCCGTGCAGTCGGGCAAGCCGTTTCTGGGAATCTGCCTCGGCCTCCAGCTGTTGTTCACGGAGAGTGAAGAGTTCGGCCGTCATCAGGGATTGGGTGTGATACCGGGAACGGTCCGGCGATTTCCGGCCGGGCTGAGCGAGGCCGCCGGCGCCGGGGCGGCGCACCTGAAGGTTCCGCATATGGGGTGGAACGAAGTGCGGGTGACGCAGGCGGCGCCGCCGCTGCGGGGGCTCGAATCGGGGGCCTATCTGTATTTCGTGCATTCCTACTATGTCGAGCCGCAAGATGTCGGCATCGCCTGCACCATGACGGACTACGGGCTTTCATTCGTCTCGAGCATCTGGCGGGACAACGTCTTTGCCTGCCAGTTCCACCCGGAGAAGAGCCAGTCGAGCGGGCTGCACATTATTCGGAACTTCGCCGAGTGGCACTGA
- the hisB gene encoding imidazoleglycerol-phosphate dehydratase HisB encodes MKKTQARRAMITRATKETNIRVDWMLDGTGRSRIKTPIPFLDHMLDLLGRHGFFDLTVQAKGDTHIDDHHTVEDVGIVLGDALKQALGDKQGIRRYGFASVPLDETLAQVTVDLSGRPYLVYNAKLPNRRIKEFDLYLFEDFFQAFVTHGAFNLHVNVLYGRNPHHIVEATFKALAKALDQATGLDGRVKGVLSTKGKL; translated from the coding sequence ATGAAGAAGACACAGGCGCGGCGCGCGATGATCACGCGCGCGACGAAAGAGACGAACATCCGCGTGGACTGGATGCTGGACGGCACGGGCCGGAGCCGGATCAAGACGCCGATTCCGTTCCTGGACCATATGCTCGACCTGCTGGGGCGGCACGGGTTCTTCGATCTGACCGTGCAGGCCAAGGGCGACACGCATATCGACGATCACCACACGGTCGAGGATGTCGGCATCGTGCTGGGCGACGCGCTCAAGCAGGCGCTGGGCGACAAACAAGGCATTCGGCGGTATGGCTTCGCCTCGGTGCCGCTGGACGAAACGTTGGCGCAGGTCACGGTGGATCTGAGCGGGCGGCCGTACCTCGTCTACAACGCCAAGTTGCCGAACCGGCGCATCAAAGAGTTCGACCTCTACCTGTTCGAGGATTTTTTCCAGGCCTTCGTCACGCATGGGGCGTTCAACCTGCACGTCAACGTGCTGTACGGGCGGAATCCGCACCATATCGTGGAAGCGACCTTCAAGGCGCTGGCGAAAGCCCTCGATCAGGCGACGGGGCTCGACGGACGGGTGAAGGGCGTGCTCTCGACGAAGGGAAAGCTGTAA